The Arthrobacter sp. OAP107 DNA segment CGATCGGCAGGGTCCAGCTGCCCGTCGCGCTGTGCAGCAGGCCCATGCCGAACGGCCCCGCGGTGGCGAGGAGGTAGCCGGTGGACTGCGCGAGCGTGGACAGGGCCGTGGTCTCTGCAGTGTTCCGGCCGCTGCGGCTGATGATCACCATCACCAGGGGGAAGATGCCCAGGCCGAAGCCCAGCAGCACGGCCGGGACAACGGCCAGTGAAACGGGAAGGACAAGAAGCGCGGCAATGCCTGCCGTCATGGTCACAGTGGCCAGGTAGACGGCGGGACGCAGCATCCGCGGGCGGGAGCCGATGGCGATCAGCGTCATGCCGGCAGGGACGGAGACCAGCTGCATGACGCCGAACATGAGGGCGCTGTCCGCGGGGCTGAGCCCCATGGTGGTGAGCATGTAAGGGAACCAGCTGAGCAGCGCATAGGCGAGCAGTGCCTGCAGGGTGAAGATGCCCGTGAGCAGCAGCCCTGTCTTGGTGCGCAGCAGCGGCCACGGGGACACGTGTCCGGCCGTCTTCCGCACGGTGTTGCGGTGGGCGTGCAGCGTCACGGGCAGGAAGCCCAGGAAAGCAGACAGGGCGAGGATCCCTATGGTGCCCAGCCCGGCCGACGGCGACCCCAGCAACTGCGACAGCGGGACCACCACCACAGCCATGACCGTGGCGCCGCTGGTCATGGTTACCGTGTAGACGGCCGTCATGAGCGAGGTGCGCGCGGCAAAGTGCTCCCGGATGAAGGACGGCATGGACACGTTGCAGACGGCCAGGCCGGACATCCCAACCACCGTGCCCACCACCAGCATGCCGGTGGTGGGAATGCCCCGGACCAGCAGCCCGCCCGCCAGCATGCCGAGCGAGAGCAGGATGGCCTTCTCGACGCCGAGCTTCCCGGTCAGCCAGGACGTTGCCGCCCCCGCCACGGCGAAGCACAGCGTGGGAATGGAGGGGATGAGTGAAGCGACCAGCGGCCCGTAACCCAGAACCTGCTGCAAATCGTGCAGCAGGGCCGAGGCGCCGGTGATGCCGGCGCGCAGGTTCAGGCCGATGAGGACCAGGGCTATGACGCCGGCGACGACGGCGGTTCGCGGCTTGGTCGGGTACGTGGCTGTTGTCGGGGGTGCTGAAGAAGTGGTCGCCATTCCTTAACGTTAGACGTTTGATGTTTGATGTCTAGAACTTTGTGG contains these protein-coding regions:
- a CDS encoding MFS transporter, with protein sequence MATTSSAPPTTATYPTKPRTAVVAGVIALVLIGLNLRAGITGASALLHDLQQVLGYGPLVASLIPSIPTLCFAVAGAATSWLTGKLGVEKAILLSLGMLAGGLLVRGIPTTGMLVVGTVVGMSGLAVCNVSMPSFIREHFAARTSLMTAVYTVTMTSGATVMAVVVVPLSQLLGSPSAGLGTIGILALSAFLGFLPVTLHAHRNTVRKTAGHVSPWPLLRTKTGLLLTGIFTLQALLAYALLSWFPYMLTTMGLSPADSALMFGVMQLVSVPAGMTLIAIGSRPRMLRPAVYLATVTMTAGIAALLVLPVSLAVVPAVLLGFGLGIFPLVMVIISRSGRNTAETTALSTLAQSTGYLLATAGPFGMGLLHSATGSWTLPIALLLVIALVQIVVAHLLSSGRAAGVSATGTGSAAGMKE